A single Metarhizium brunneum chromosome 5, complete sequence DNA region contains:
- the MOB2_0 gene encoding CBK1 kinase activator protein MOB2 translates to MSNLFSGLNARMRAAPRIEHANPIIPSDEPILGGLRPSNSAPRVSLPQSPSLSESMRITPPTIDWPRPLPLWLNPAYSKHIVKGNLMTLSARPKTVEHGEWIAHQVVEHYRILWNFVRVVHEKEDNGKAICNKSSCPQMSAGTNRSYTWLNKNHEPVDLPANEYMTLMQRWISGKIDDSSMFPTDPDGVSFALHQEYSAPTASHLFHQDPVEEWPGSRSGFPKHFSSTAQLIFRQIFRVYAHLYWNHFVDSFYHFNLEKQLNSCFSHFILTATTLDMLRPEELEPMQYLIDLWTADGTFPLGSKPYLYANVERGKYISSLGRRV, encoded by the exons ATGTCGAATCTGTTTTCGGGACT CAACGCTCGCATGCGAGCTGCACCAAGAATAGAGCATGCGAACCCCATCATCCCTAGCGATGAACCCATCCTCGGCGGACTCAGGCCATCGAATTCGGCGCCGAGGGTCTCACTCCCGCAGTCTCCGTCACTGAGTGAGTCGATGCGCATCACGCCGCCGACCATCGACTGGCCTCgaccattgccattgtggcTGAATCCTGCGTACTCCAAGCATATTGTTAAGGGGAACTTGATGACACTGAGTGCGCGGCCAAAGACCGTCGAACATGGAGAGTGGATAGCACATCAAG TGGTTGAGCATTACCGCATTCTGTGGAATTTCGTTCGAGTCGTCCACGAGAAAGAGGACAACGGCAAAGCTATTTGCAACAAGTCAAGCTGTCCCCAGATGTCAGCCGGAAC GAACCGGTCATATACCTGGCTCAACAAGAACCACGAGCCCGTGGATCTCCCCGCCAACGAATACATGACCCTCATGCAACGATGGATCTCGGGGAAAATTGACGATAGCTCCATGTTTCCTACCGACCCGGACGGTGTTTCTTTTGCCCTTCACCAGGAATACTCTGCCCCGACGGCATCACACCTCTTCCACCAAGATCCCGTCGAAGAGTGGCCGGGTAGCCGAAGTGGATTCCCAAAACACTTTTCCAGCACCGCGCAGCTCATCTTTCGCCAAATCTTTCGCGTGTACGCTCACTTATACTGGAACCATTTCGTCGATTCATTCTACCACTTCAACCTGGAGAAGCAGCTAAATAGCTGCTTCAGCCACTTCATTCTTACGGCGACTACGCTTGACATGCTGCGGCCCGAAGAGCTGGAGCCGATGCAGTACCTTATTGATCTTTGGACGGCCGACGGGACCTTTCCGCTGGGCTCAAAGCCGTACTTGTATGCAAATGTGGAGAGGGGGAAGTATATATCGTCTTTGGGTCGTAGGGTGTAA
- the nphp3_1 gene encoding Nephrocystin-3 — MEPLNNKLHQFRRSLSRRRTGETIGLQVLCDPEDAKIDIVAVHGLGGQGFSSWVTSDSKGGKPKPWLKELLGADIPNARIMTYGYISDGRSYGFLVGDLVHGWAVKLANQLARKRQGDKASRRPLFFIAHSLGGWIVKRALIHSSEAADMQLRDIELSTCGVAFLGTLSPRRPSSPLPLVQVIRRTTSNLTDLDTSRADTECLPQQRLADNIEWLNYEMEAFKAIADNLLRLSFYETEKTQDGFVVEQRFSMAGSDGVQIGLKATHSDLVRFHGRDDNYQVFINNFRDMVDKSATSGLLKSKQRAFDATAVHRLEYPAQGYSIPYRLPGEPNTVIPRQDLLDRLDHMLSSDVNPMNLKLGIVNLWGLAGTGKSALARHYAEINCDKLSFVFWFRSESWETVAASYLEFANTIVEHYAKEIPRSQVEDDLGFAGVEDMLKVKSIMQLDKSRVKSVVDSVKDWLLRPENTGWLLVFDNVGPSHDVFDFIPVTLSGKIILTSRYKNCCDWSTELQVGAMEEEEAVRLLDAIVGNNAAQDPAEAAAALTVVEQLSYHPQSIATAAATIRNKGMSILEYHAMLQASTSMTLLGSSLHQSPLTKTVLQISAMLSTSVIPVALFSATSQLDEAPERLRPILGEIRAFQDSGQLDDVLQYLLDQNFIKTPSSPSDTASSLVPSSPSSLSSSQTSAYFDAFVVDPEAREYVRGMLSDEEKVDNAWMACNVCVDGIKNKAAQSTTVQEIHDFGRIMGPHAKTCFDDWADVLQASSDEVDVAWHVLGQVCMTQGDIDQAIGCFASSLRRQPNRMDAEERIQVALCLSSLLQETGRHTRSSEVLAGIDIASADQDLGFKVALARASATAALGELEDAKHQYQTLELEQEEALGPLDVTTVSTIQKLAANFEQRGKHDVAKALYSRVYISYQNIYGHGDRMTLDALDDLANSLMESKAIDEAENLYKQSIDIQTRALGPHHPQTAYAIRKLGLIDYLRGRYADAKVKYQQALDIIAPTLGKGHPSYTATLEDMAISCRRHGNSLAQSLPPRPATSRTTSILKRKKTKSIKMKEDAIAREVSCRQAFEEAEKLYLDVLTIKKSARQMYSEDKIDSTWRKLEDMYEYETFFDENSKERLEKLEALSRECRRRGTV; from the exons ATGGAGCCACTGAACAATAAACTCCATCAATTTCGACGATCTTTGTCTAGACGCAGAACCGGAGAGACCATTGGCTTGCAGGTACTTTGCGATCCTGAAGATGCCAAGATAGA CATCGTTGCCGTTCACGGCCTTGGAGGACAGGGCTTCAGCTCATGGGTTACCTCGGACTCCAAAGGCGGCAAGCCCAAACCCTGGCTGAAGGAACTTCTCGGCGCAGATATACCCAATGCCCGTATCATGACGTATGGCTACATCTCCGATGGCAGGAGCTACGGCTTCCTCGTTGGCGACCTCGTCCATGGCTGGGCGGTCAAACTGGCCAACCAGCTTGCGCGTAAGCGCCAGGGGGATAAGGCGAGCCGCCGGCCTCTATTCTTCATCGCACACAGCCTGGGCGGGTGGATTGTGAAGCGGGCGCTGATTCATTCGAGCGAGGCTGCAGACATGCAGCTGAGGGACATTGAACTCTCTACCTGCGGCGTCGCCTTCCTTGGAACCTTgtctcctcggcggccgtcCTCGCCTTTGCCGCTGGTACAGGTTATTAGGAGGACCACATCGAATCTGACCGACTTGGACACGTCACGGGCCGACACGGAGTGCTTGCCACAGCAACGTCTGGCTGACAATATTGAGTGGCTCAATTACGAGATGGAAGCCTTCAAAGCCATTGCTGACAATCTGCTTAGGTTGTCGTTCTACGAGACTGAGAAGACGCAGGACGGCTTTGTTGTTGAGCAACGGTTTTCCATGGCCGGCTCGGATGGGGTGCAGATTGGGCTCAAGGCCACCCATTCGGACCTGGTCAGGTTCCATGGCCGGGATGACAACTATCAGGTCTTTATTAACAACTTCCGTGACATGGTGGATAAGAGCGCAACCTCTGGGTTGCTTAAATCAAAGCAGAGGGCTTTTGATGCTACTGCAG TGCACCGCCTCGAATATCCCGCACAAGGGTACTCAATCCCGTACCGACTTCCTGGCGAACCAAATACTGTGATCCCTCGCCAGGATCTTCTTGACCGTCTGGACCACATGCTGAGCTCCGATGTGAATCCAATGAATCTGAAGCTCGGAATAGTCAACCTTTGGGGCTTGGCAGGTACCGGTAAATCTGCCCTGGCTAGACATTACGCGGAAATCAACTGCGATAAGCTATCCTTCGTCTTTTGGTTCAGGTCGGAGAGCTGGGAAACTGTCGCAGCCAGCTATCTTGAGTTTGCAAACACAATTGTTGAGCACTACGCCAAAGAGATACCCAGAAGTCAAGTTGAAGATGATTTAGGATTTGCTGGTGTCGAGGATATGTTGAAGGTGAAAAGCATCATGCAACTAGACAAATCTCGCGTCAAATCAGTTGTGGATTCCGTCAAAGATTGGCTGCTTCGCCCAGAAAACACCGGATGGCTGCTCGTTTTCGACAACGTGGGGCCTTCACACGATGTTTTTGATTTTATCCCTGTTACGTTGTCTGGGAAAATTATATTGACATCTCGGTACAAAAACTGTTGCGACTGGAGCACTGAATTGCAAGTTGGCgccatggaagaagaggaagccgtGCGTCTAttggatgccattgttggGAACAATGCGGCGCAGGATCCTGCTGAAG cggcggcagcgctCACGGTCGTTGAGCAGCTTTCGTACCACCCTCAAAGTAtagccacggcggcggctacCATACGAAATAAAGGCATGAGCATCTTGGAGTACCATGCCATGCTTCAGGCATCAACGTCCATGACTCTGCTTGGATCGTCCCTTCACCAGTCTCCTTTGACAAAGACAGTCTTGCAGATCAGCGCCATGCTCTCCACGTCTGTGATACCCGTGGCTCTGTTTAGCGCCACGTCGCAGTTAGATGAAGCCCCCGAGCGACTAAGACCTATTCTTGGAGAAATAAGAG CCTTCCAAGACTCTGGCCAGCTGGATGATGTACTACAATACCTACTGGACCAAAACTTCATTAAAACGCCGAGTTCCCCTTCCGATACAGCCTCGTCGCTGGTCCCTTCATCTCCCTCTTCTCTGTCTTCTTCACAAACATCGGCATATTTCGATGCTTTTGTCGTTGACCCAGAAGCACGAGAATACGTTCGCGGGATGCTCTCAGACGAAGAAAAAGTTGACAACGCCTGGATGGCGTGTAACGTTTGTGTCGATGGAATCAAGAATAAGGCCGCGCAGTCAACCACAGTACAGGAAATCCACGACTTTGGCAGAATTATGGGACCTCACGCGAAGACATGTTTTGATGACTGGGCTGACGTGCTGCAGGCGTCATCAGATGAGGTTGATGTCGCCTGGCATGTTCTCGGTCAAGTGTGCATGACACAAGGCGATATTGACCAAGCTATCGGGTGCTTCGCATCATCTCTACGACGGCAGCCTAATCGAATGGATGCCGAAGAACGCATACAGGTCGCCTTGTGCCTATCGTCTCTGTTGCAGGAGACGGGGCGGCATACAAGGAGCAGTGAGGTACTCGCAGGCATTGACATTGCCTCGGCCGACCAAGATTTAGGATTCAAAGTTGCACTGGCACGTGCATCTGCCACTGCTGCTTTGGGCGAACTAGAAGACGCAAAACACCAGTACCAAAcgcttgagcttgagcaAGAGGAGGCCCTTGGCCCACTTGATGTCACCACCGTGAGCACCATTCAAAAACTAGCGGCAAACTTCGAACAAAGGGGCAAACACGACGTGGCAAAGGCTCTGTACAGTCGAGTGTACATTTCATATCAAAATATAtacggccatggcgaccgCATGACTCTCGACGCGCTTGACGATCTGGCCAACAGCCTTATGGAAAGCAAGGCCATTGACGAGGCCGAAAACCTATACAAACAATCAATCGATATCCAGACACGTGCTCTTGGGCCACATCATCCCCAGACGGCGTATGCTATACGGAAACTCGGGCTGATTGACTATCTTCGCGGTCGCTACGCCGACGCCAAAGTCAAGTACCAACAGGCACTCGACATTATCGCTCCTACCCTTGGTAAGGGACATCCTTCCTATACCGCCACACTGGAAGACATGGCAATCTCGTGCCGTCGCCACGGAAACTCCCTCGCTCAGAGTCTGCCACCTCGACCTGCTACCTCCCGCACAACATCCATCCTGAAGCGCAAAAAGACCAAATCCATCAAAATGAAGGAGGACGCCATAGCGAGAGAAGTCAGCTGTCGACAAGCCTTTGAAGAAGCGGAAAAGTTATACCTGGATGTTTTGACCATTAAAAAGTCTGCTAGACAAATGTATTCGGAAGATAAGATTGATTCTACGTGGAGGAAGTTGGAAGACATGTATGAGTACGAGACATTCTTTGACGAAAACAGTAAGGAGCGGTTAGAAAAGCTGGAAGCCCTATCGAGAGAGTGTCGTAGAAGGGGGACGGTATGA